The Oncorhynchus tshawytscha isolate Ot180627B linkage group LG20, Otsh_v2.0, whole genome shotgun sequence genome has a window encoding:
- the mrps18c gene encoding 28S ribosomal protein S18c, mitochondrial isoform X1, with protein MGSKMFAVRSFRSLQFTFSQLGGTQQCLRSLSGSSNVVQKNDDMPLQMENPYKQPQKGCILCNITVDFKNVQLLSQFISPHTGRVYGRHITGLCGKKQREIAKAIKKAHSMGFMSVTHKDPHFMKDPNICDIRHLE; from the exons ATGGG GTCAAAAATGTTTGCTGTCCGAAGCTTTCGATCTTTACAATTCACATTTTCACAGCTTGGAGGCACAC AACAATGTCTCAGAAGTCTGTCAGGCTCGTCTAATGTAGTCCAGAAGAACGATGACATG CCTTTACAGATGGAGAATCCATACAAACAACCACAGAAGGGCTGCATTCTCTGTAACATCACAGTGGACTTCAAGAATGTTCAG CTGCTGTCCCAGTTTATATCCCCACACACAGGAAGAGTTTACGGCAGGCACATAACAG GTCTATGTGGTAAGAAACAGCGGGAGATCGCCAAAGCCATAAAGAAAGCTCATTCGATGG GATTCATGTCTGTAACCCACAAGGACCCACATTTTATGAAAGATCCAAACATCTGTGACATCCGGCACTTGGAGTAA
- the mrps18c gene encoding 28S ribosomal protein S18c, mitochondrial isoform X2 encodes MFAVRSFRSLQFTFSQLGGTQQCLRSLSGSSNVVQKNDDMPLQMENPYKQPQKGCILCNITVDFKNVQLLSQFISPHTGRVYGRHITGLCGKKQREIAKAIKKAHSMGFMSVTHKDPHFMKDPNICDIRHLE; translated from the exons ATGTTTGCTGTCCGAAGCTTTCGATCTTTACAATTCACATTTTCACAGCTTGGAGGCACAC AACAATGTCTCAGAAGTCTGTCAGGCTCGTCTAATGTAGTCCAGAAGAACGATGACATG CCTTTACAGATGGAGAATCCATACAAACAACCACAGAAGGGCTGCATTCTCTGTAACATCACAGTGGACTTCAAGAATGTTCAG CTGCTGTCCCAGTTTATATCCCCACACACAGGAAGAGTTTACGGCAGGCACATAACAG GTCTATGTGGTAAGAAACAGCGGGAGATCGCCAAAGCCATAAAGAAAGCTCATTCGATGG GATTCATGTCTGTAACCCACAAGGACCCACATTTTATGAAAGATCCAAACATCTGTGACATCCGGCACTTGGAGTAA